Proteins encoded together in one Astyanax mexicanus isolate ESR-SI-001 chromosome 10, AstMex3_surface, whole genome shotgun sequence window:
- the LOC103036762 gene encoding uncharacterized protein C8orf48 produces the protein MTATRKQQVNEAVALRTYCKKRIQHIEQQRGSHKCTEEHQRRCTFMEPVEPIRDQMVPVRFIGTLRLNTFREEMRRGAEQDFHEPSRCRACLAKQADLAMNFFIRKKRNQLQAQLLQEKMDLHLYNKDTVCLLGEMLKDMPKPSDDPCEIWKRLLTTERQTSHNNNNK, from the exons ATGACAG CTACAAGAAAACAGCAAGTGAATGAAGCAGTTGCTTTAAGGACCTACTGTAAGAAGCGAATTCAACATATAGAGCAACAAAGAGGTTCACATAAATGTACTGAAGAGCACCAGAGAAGATGTACTTTCATGGAACCTGTAGAGCCCATTAGGGATCAAATGGTGCCTGTGCGGTTTATAGGCACATTAAGGCTAAATACTTTTAGAGAGGAGATGAGAAGG GGGGCTGAGCAGGACTTCCACGAACCCTCTCGCTGCAGAGCCTGTCTGGCTAAACAGGCTGACTTGGCCATGAACTTTTTTATCAGGAAGAAGAGGAATCAACTTCAGGCTCAACTACTGCAGGAGAAAATGGATTTACATCTCTACAATAAG GACACGGTTTGCTTGCTTGGGGAAATGCTGAAAGATATGCCTAAACCATCAGACGACCCTTGTGAAATCTGGAAGAGACTGCTCACAACTGAAAGACAGACATcacacaacaataataataaatga